The DNA sequence GCTGGAAGTATTAGCATTGAAAGGCGAAACAATTCAACTGCTATTGACTGATATCGTAATGCCGAAAATGAATGGGCGGGATTTGTACGAGCGCGCTGTGCAAATGTATCCCCACTTGAAAGTATTATATATGTCGGGTTATACACGCGATATCATAACCCATCATGGGGTAGTGGAAGAGGATTTTCAGTTTATCCAGAAACCGTTTACGATTCGTGCACTCGTAACGAAAGTACGGAATGAATTGGATCGCGTTGTGTGATAACATCTCCCGTTCTGGCATCTAAGGTAATAAAAAGTCCGGCATCGTGCAGGAAATCCCTGTGAAAATGCCGGACAGATTTTTTGTAGATGTCGTTATTGTACGAAGGTGAACGCTTGTTCCAAATCGGCGATGAGGTCATCGACATCCTCGATACCGACTGAGTAGCGTACCAAACCGTCGGAAATGCCCGCCTCCAACCGGTCCTCCCGCTTCATGCTGGTATGGGTCATCGAGGCTGGATGCTCGATTAACGTTTCGACACCGCCAAGTGAGACGGCAAGAATCGCCAGTTTCACATTGTTCATAAGTGCGACACCAGCATCCAGACCGCCTTTTAACTCAAATGCTATCATCGATCCGAAACCGCTCATTTGTTTCTTCGCTAACTCATGTTGTGGATGCGAGGGGAGACCAATATAACGCACCCACTCTACTTTCGGATTCGCTTCAAGCCATTGTGCGATAAATTGGGCATTCCGTTCCGCTTCTTTCACCCGTAGTGAAAGCGTCTTGATGCCTCGCAGTACCATGAAAGCCTGATGGGGATCCATGTTACAACCGAGGGCAATCATCAATGGGCGAATCTTCTTGTACAACGCTTCGGTCTTGGTCACGATAATGCCACCGACGATATCGGCATGACCATTCAAGAACTTCGTAACCGAATGCAACACAACATCCGCGCCCATATCCAACGGTTTCTGTAAATACGGGCTGGCAAATGTATTGTCGACCACGAGTAGACAATTATGGGCATGGGCAATCTTGGCGATTTCTTCGATGTCGGTCAGAACCATCGAAGGATTCGACGGCGACTCGATATATATCACCTTTGTATTCGGTTTGATAGCATTTTCTACTGCTTCGAGATTCGACGTATCGAGATAGGTCGATTGTACCCCGAAACGGGAGAGATGGTTTTCGATAAAACCGCGTGACGGACCATACACCGAAGCGGTGCTTACGAGATGATCCCCTTGGGACAGTAGTGCCATATACACGGTTGTAACAGCGCCCATTCCAGAACTGGTAGCAATTCCACCGAACCCGTTTTCCAACTCACTGACATTCTCTTCGAGCGCGCGAATCGTGGGATTGCCAAGGCGGGTATAGATAAAGCCGTCTTCTTGTCCTGCAAACAATGCGGCACCATGGGCAGCGTTCTTAAAAGCAAAGGTGGACGATTGATAGATCGGTATGTTGACTGCACCGGACGGGTCGCCATGGAAGCCGGCGTGAACAAGTTTAGTATGAAATCCCAGATGCTTCGTTTTCATTCGAGCTCCGCAAAAAGAAAAAAGCCGGCGTTGAGTACATCAAGCCGTATGAATGGTGGAGTGCCGACGAAAGTGATGTAAGACTTTTCATCGACAAATCGGATAAGACTAACATTACAACAAGTTAGTAGAGAAGCGGCGCGATACCAAGCCAACGCTTCTCTACTGCCGGAAAGTTCGAATTTACTGTGCGTTAAGGATCCGAGTAGCAACCGCGACCATTTCCTCTAAGTTCGCTGTAGTTTCTGGAGAAAGCCCTTTACCGATAGCAAAATCATGTCCCCCCATCGCTAAGCAAACCGCTTCCGGCGACTTTTCATACACCCGATGGGTAAGGTTTAATAGACCCTGAAAATCAAGCGAATGGGTGTTTTGATTGGGTTGGGAATCATTGGCGGGAACGATCCGATGTGACGAGATGTTTCCCGGTTGTAGGGAAGCCGAGGCATCAAGAAACAATACAAATTGCTGTTCACTGCAGAGTGCGGCGTGTTCAGGCAATGGTTGCATTGCCGAGTGAAATTCGATCGCAGTTTCGCCGTCAAACCGCTTTTGAAGTCGCTCCAACGCCGCAACCGCAAGCCCGTCGTCGGTACGTAACGGGTTACCGTAAGCAAGTACTAAACACTTTTTCATGAAAATTACCGCCGTAATTCGGAAAGTAGTTCTCCCTCGTGGGAACGAAGTTCTATTGCCAATTGCATACGTCCATCGGCGTGGGTCGAGCAACTCAAACAGGGGTCGAAAGCGCGGATTACCGCTTCCACCCGGTTTAACATCCCTTCCTGTAACTTCGTTCCATCGACGAAATTCTTTGCCGCTTGTAAAATGCCACGATTCATGGCGAGGTTATTATGTCCAGTGGCGATTATTAGGTTCGCCCATGTCACTACCCCCTGTTCATCAATCTTGTAATGATGAATCAAGGTACCGCGCGGCGCTTCGGTAACACCGATTCCTTCGTAGCTGTTCGGCGAGGCGAATGCGCGGACGTGTTTGGAGGTGATATTCGAGTCGTTGAGTAACTGCTGCATCCGTTCGATACAGTAGATCATTTCGATTAGTCGTGCCCAATGGTAATGATAACTGGAGAGTACTGGTTTGTGCTCCGGTCCCCGGAATTCGAGCAACTCATGATCGGCGATGGGTGTACCGAAGCCTTGTATGACATTTAGTCGGGCGAGCGGGCCAACGCGATAAATCCCGTGAGGATATCCCATCGGTTTGAAAAATGGAAACTTCATGAATGTCCACGGTTCGACCGCTTCGTCGATAATGCGGGTGTATTCGTGGGACGGGAGTTTGTCGACGATAATGTTACCGGCAGAGTCCACCACACGGAAGAAACCGTCGTAATGCTCGAAATTGCCGTTCTTGTCTACCAATCCGATAAACAACGTGGGGAAATTCGCAAAGGTTTCGGTTTCGCGTTGGAAATTCTTTAGTGTGCTGCGATACCACGGCAGGACGCGCTGCAAGATATCCAATGCTTCCGGCATCATCTGCAAGATTTTTTCGCGCTTCTCTTCGGTCAAGGGTGAATTCACACCACCCGGCACTATCCAGGTTGGATGAATTCGTTTTCCACCCATAATCTCGATTACCATTTGTCCGATTTGTCGGAGGCGGATTCCGTCGCGGGCAAATTTTGGATCGTTTTGTGCAACTCCGATCAGATTTCGCTTCACCGGATCGCTATCCATGCCTAACAGAAAATCCGGCGCGGAGAGATAGAAGAAATTCAATGCATGGGATTGTAGAATCTGAGCAAGATTCATTACCTGTCGCAATTTTATGGCGGTTTGGGGAATTTGAACCGCGAGCAATTTATCGCAGGCTTTCGCCGAAGCGAGCAGATGCGAGACCGGGCAAATACCGCAAGTTCGCGCCATCAGCGACGGCATTTCGTAGAAGGGACGTCCTTCGGAGAATTTCTCAAAACCGCGGAACTGGGTCACATGAAACATCGCATTTTGAACGACGCCTTGTTCGTCCAGTTGGAGTGTTATTTTGGAGTGCCCTTCAATGCGGGTGATGGGATCGATGACAATTTCTTGGTACATGGTTTT is a window from the bacterium genome containing:
- a CDS encoding aminotransferase class I/II-fold pyridoxal phosphate-dependent enzyme, yielding MKTKHLGFHTKLVHAGFHGDPSGAVNIPIYQSSTFAFKNAAHGAALFAGQEDGFIYTRLGNPTIRALEENVSELENGFGGIATSSGMGAVTTVYMALLSQGDHLVSTASVYGPSRGFIENHLSRFGVQSTYLDTSNLEAVENAIKPNTKVIYIESPSNPSMVLTDIEEIAKIAHAHNCLLVVDNTFASPYLQKPLDMGADVVLHSVTKFLNGHADIVGGIIVTKTEALYKKIRPLMIALGCNMDPHQAFMVLRGIKTLSLRVKEAERNAQFIAQWLEANPKVEWVRYIGLPSHPQHELAKKQMSGFGSMIAFELKGGLDAGVALMNNVKLAILAVSLGGVETLIEHPASMTHTSMKREDRLEAGISDGLVRYSVGIEDVDDLIADLEQAFTFVQ
- a CDS encoding hydrogenase maturation protease; the encoded protein is MKKCLVLAYGNPLRTDDGLAVAALERLQKRFDGETAIEFHSAMQPLPEHAALCSEQQFVLFLDASASLQPGNISSHRIVPANDSQPNQNTHSLDFQGLLNLTHRVYEKSPEAVCLAMGGHDFAIGKGLSPETTANLEEMVAVATRILNAQ
- a CDS encoding Ni/Fe hydrogenase subunit alpha, which gives rise to MYQEIVIDPITRIEGHSKITLQLDEQGVVQNAMFHVTQFRGFEKFSEGRPFYEMPSLMARTCGICPVSHLLASAKACDKLLAVQIPQTAIKLRQVMNLAQILQSHALNFFYLSAPDFLLGMDSDPVKRNLIGVAQNDPKFARDGIRLRQIGQMVIEIMGGKRIHPTWIVPGGVNSPLTEEKREKILQMMPEALDILQRVLPWYRSTLKNFQRETETFANFPTLFIGLVDKNGNFEHYDGFFRVVDSAGNIIVDKLPSHEYTRIIDEAVEPWTFMKFPFFKPMGYPHGIYRVGPLARLNVIQGFGTPIADHELLEFRGPEHKPVLSSYHYHWARLIEMIYCIERMQQLLNDSNITSKHVRAFASPNSYEGIGVTEAPRGTLIHHYKIDEQGVVTWANLIIATGHNNLAMNRGILQAAKNFVDGTKLQEGMLNRVEAVIRAFDPCLSCSTHADGRMQLAIELRSHEGELLSELRR